One segment of Bradyrhizobium sp. WD16 DNA contains the following:
- the dapE gene encoding succinyl-diaminopimelate desuccinylase, protein MADPVAIARELLRCPSVTPAEAGVLSVMEKMLSQAGFTVHRVTFSEPGWPDVENLYARIGSEGPHLTFAGHTDVVPAGDETAWRHGAFSGDVADGELFGRGAVDMKGAIACAIAAALDHLQVSGGTPKGSISFLITGDEEGPAVNGTVKLLEWLAARGEKIDHCVLGEPSNVEMLGDTIKVGRRGSLSGTLTVDGKQGHVAYPHRAANPVPDIARLINALISEPLDHGSAQFQASNLEFVSVDVGNPAWNVIPGEARARFNIRYNDCHTEASLKELVEGRVREACGNRIKAHIAWEPSNAGVFVAKPGPFTDMVVNAIEEITGRRPELSTSGGTSDARFITRYCEVLEFGLVGQTMHQVDERAPLTDIERLTGIYRRVLDRYFA, encoded by the coding sequence ATGGCCGACCCCGTCGCCATTGCCCGCGAATTGTTGCGCTGCCCCTCGGTGACCCCGGCGGAAGCCGGCGTGCTCTCCGTGATGGAGAAGATGCTATCGCAGGCCGGCTTCACCGTGCACCGCGTCACCTTCTCCGAACCCGGCTGGCCGGACGTGGAGAATCTCTATGCGCGCATCGGCAGCGAGGGGCCGCATCTGACTTTCGCCGGCCATACCGACGTGGTGCCGGCCGGCGACGAGACCGCCTGGCGCCACGGCGCTTTCTCCGGCGACGTCGCCGATGGCGAACTGTTCGGCCGCGGCGCCGTCGACATGAAAGGCGCCATCGCCTGCGCCATCGCCGCCGCGCTCGATCATCTTCAGGTCAGCGGCGGCACGCCGAAGGGCTCGATCTCTTTCCTGATCACCGGCGATGAGGAAGGCCCCGCGGTCAACGGCACGGTCAAGCTGCTGGAATGGCTCGCCGCCCGCGGCGAGAAGATCGATCATTGCGTGCTCGGCGAGCCGAGCAATGTCGAGATGCTGGGCGACACCATCAAAGTCGGCCGCCGCGGCTCGCTGTCCGGCACCCTCACCGTCGACGGCAAACAGGGCCACGTCGCCTACCCGCATCGCGCCGCCAATCCGGTGCCGGATATCGCGCGCCTGATCAACGCGCTGATTTCCGAGCCGCTCGACCACGGCAGCGCCCAGTTCCAGGCGTCCAACCTCGAATTCGTCTCGGTCGATGTCGGCAATCCGGCCTGGAACGTGATCCCAGGCGAGGCCCGGGCGCGCTTCAACATCCGCTACAACGACTGCCACACCGAAGCGTCTCTGAAGGAGCTGGTGGAGGGGCGCGTGCGCGAGGCCTGCGGCAACCGCATCAAGGCGCATATCGCCTGGGAGCCGTCGAATGCCGGCGTCTTCGTCGCCAAACCTGGACCGTTCACCGACATGGTGGTCAATGCGATCGAGGAAATCACCGGCCGCCGCCCGGAGCTGTCGACCTCAGGCGGCACCTCGGACGCTCGCTTCATCACCAGATATTGCGAGGTGCTGGAATTCGGCCTGGTCGGCCAGACCATGCACCAGGTCGACGAGCGCGCGCCGCTCACCGACATCGAACGCCTGACCGGGATCTATCGCCGCGTCCTCGACCGCTACTTCGCGTGA